The genomic DNA ACAGTGACCGCGGTCGCGGCGAGCATTGCGAGAATGGTAAAGACGATCAGATTCATACTTCCGTTCCCGAGCTTCCATCGCGTGGTGGGGAATCCAACACAGGCTTCAACCCATGTGTGACGGCGGACCGCGCCAACGCGTGGCACGAACTGGGGCTGGTCACCAGTAAGAAGAACAAGATCATTATCAACTTCACGGCGGCGAGACTTAGCCCTACTTGGAAGACCAGTCCCAACAAGATCGCTCCGGCCCCCATCGTGTCGGTGATTCCAGCGCCATGCAGTCGCGAGAAGAATTCGGGCAAGCGGACGATCCCGATTCCACCGACGATCGAAAAAAAGCCACCGATCAACATCAGGGCCCAGCTGAGGATATCCAACGCGATCATAGCTCGGTCCCCTCGCGGCTGAAGCTGCCGTATTCGGTGAATCGCAGCAGGGCGACCATCCCGATGAAGTTCATCAGGCTGTAGAGGAGTGCGAGGTCGAGAAAATCACCGCGTTCGGTGGCGACATCGACAACGGAAATCAGCAGAACGGTTTTTGTTCCGACCATGTTCAGCGCCAGCACGCGGTCGAAAACGGTTGGGCCGAGCATCGCACGGATCAGAGCCAACGCCATCGTGATCAGGATCGCGATCGATGTTACCAGGAAGATGCCGGTCATGATCGTTACTTCTCCAATGCGCAAACGCGGCGATCCATTTCGCCGGAGAGGTCTTCGGCGGCCCCTTCAAACGACAAGGCATGGACCAGAATCGAATTGCCTTCGACGCGAACGGTCACCGTTCCGGGAGTCAGGGTGATCGAGTTGGCGAGAATAACGCGGCCCAACTCGGTCTTTTGATTCGCCGAAACGCGGATCATGCTCCGTTGCAGCGGCATTTTGGGTGACAGGATGATCCGTGTGACTTCCATGTTCGACTGAACGATCTCTTTGATCAGCCACGGCGCGTAGGAGGTGAACGGTCGCAGGCCCAGATGAGCCGGCGCCCCTTCCTCGTCGACGATCTTCATCCGTCGCGAGATCGCCACTGAAATCAAACACGACCCAACTCCCAAAGCGATCAGGAAGGGATCGTCAAAGTGCCCCGACCACAACAACCAGGTTGCGAACAAGGCGATGCTGAGAGTGATGATAAACAGGTATTTCACAGTATGCTCTACGCATTCACGAACGATAGGCAAGATGGAAGCACTATAACGATCGATCAAGTCGACTTGCAGGGGGGCAGTTAGCCATTTCATGCTCTCGCTCGCCCCGTTTTCACCGCCTCCCCGCCAATGGCAACCGGTCCCGCCCAACGCCGACGCGGCGGCATCGAGGTCGCCTCTATAGACGCAGCGATCGAACAGCCCCGATCTTCGGCAAAACCGATTGGACCATCGACCCTTTGCTAGCCGCAGTGGTTCGATTGCGATTGCTGTTGCAGCGGCTAGAGCTAGATTTCCGAGGCGATACCCTAAACGTCTCCCCCGCGCCGACTAAGGTTGCGGCAACCCAAACGCCAGTTTCACCAACGCCCAAACAACGTGACGAATTACCAAGGCCTGCCCGATTCGCTGAGTCTGATGCTGATGAGTATCAGTCTATTGGTGGCGTTTTGGATCAGCGGCCCGCGAGATTCGGGCGGCGGCGTTGCCGCGGCGGTCGATTCACTCTCCAAACGCCCCTGGATCAGCCTGCTGCTGGTGTTTGCCGTCTCGTTGTTGACGAATCTCGGACTGACGCTGATTCGGTATCCGTTGCCTCGAATTCACGACGAGTTCAGTTATCTGCTGGCCGCTGACACCTACGCCTCGGGGCGGCTGACCAATCCAACGCACCCGTATTGGAAACACTTCGAGACCTACCACGTCCTCTCGCAGCCCAGCTACATGTCCAAGTATCCGCCGGGGAACGGGATCTTCCTGGCGCTAGGGCAGGTGACTACTGGGCATCCGATCGTCGGCAGCTGGCTGGCGTTGGCTCTGGGAATCGCCGCCACCTATTGGGCGTTGCGCGGCTGGATCCATCGTCGCTGGGCTCTGATTGCCGGACTGTTGCTGGCGATTAACGTCCCGATGCTGATGGCTTGGGGACAGACCTACTGGGGCGGCGGAGTCCAACTGCTCGGCGGTTCGCTGTTGATCGGCGCCCTGCGGCGGATCGTCGACCGCGATCGCTGGCCACGCCCAGTCTGGCAATACGCGAGCCTGTTTGCATGCGGAGCGGTCATTTTGGCGAACAGCCGCCCGCTGGAAGGCTTTTTGCTGTGCGGCGTCGCAGCCGTTGTGTTGCTCCACTGGCTCTGGAAGTCCCCCGCCTCGGATCGCATCAACAATTTGGTTCAGTTAGCGCTGCCGAGCCTGTTGATCGGCGGCATCGGGATCGCGAGCCTAGCGATCAACAACGCGGCGGTCACTAGCCGGGCGACTCAGTTGCCCTATTCGGCTCACTCCAAACAATACACCGCCACGTCGATGGTGATATGGAACGCATTGCCGCCGGTTCCGAAATACAACCTTCCCGCGATGGAAGCCTTTTACCGCGACTGGTGCCGACAACGGCAGCTCGATGCGCAAACGTTCGCTGGCTATACCGCCTTGGTTTCCAGCAAGCTGCAGCACCTGAGTCACTTTTACACGTTCATGGGCGGTCTGTGCCTGTTGCCCGCGTTGGCCCTGGTCCGCCGCGACCGATGGTTGCTGTTTGCCGTCGCCGTTGTGCTGGGGCTGTTGGTGATCGAGTTTCAATTTGTCCATTCGCGGACCTTCCCGCACTACGTCGCTCCGGTCGCTTGTCTATTTTATGTCGCAATGTTTCAGTCGCTGCGGTGGCTGCACGCCGCCGGACACCGCAATCGGCTGGCCCGCATGGTCTTGCCGACGATCGTCTTCTACAGCCTGTTAGCCTTGATCGCTTATGGCGTCGGCAACGCGACGCGAATCGAATCGCCCAACCGATCCGAGATCGCCGAACTTCTGGAACAAGAGCCGGGCAAACATCTTGTGTTGGTGGAATATTCGCCCGATCACAACGTCCATCGCGAGTGGGTCTACAACCGCGCCGACATCGACAACGCTCCAATCGTCTGGGCCCATCGCCTGGGGCCCGAAGCCGACGCGCCGCTATTAAAACACTTCGCCGATCGCAACACCTGGCTCTGGCAAGCCGATCGCGGCGCCGAAGGTCTAACGCAGTTCGAGCCACCGGCCGACAAACGGTATCGAGCAATCTTCTCTCAGTGACTGCTACCTAAGTTTCACCCCAAACTCCTAAGCCCGGAGGGCGGAACACGAACTGCCGGTGGTGTGCACCACCGAAACCGCGGAGCACCAAACCAGCTTCAAAGGCCGGAGGCCGACAAATTCTCTGCCGGTGGTGTAAACCACCGGAACCGGGGAGCCGCAAGCATTTTTAAAGGCCGGAGGCCGACACACTACAACCTGCCATTGGTTTTGGTTGGGGAAAGCAAGGCCTTGTGCCGGCCTCCGGCCTCGTGTTTTCGGGGTTGCTTGCTACCGGTGGTTTACACCACCGGCAAAGAATATGCCAGCCTGCGGCCTCCACCACCGGCAGAGACTTTGCCGACCTTCGGCCTGACGGGCGATACCCCCTCTCAACCCGCATCATTCAACTTCTGAAGCTGCTGGTCCGAGAGGGTTGGCGGTTGGGGCGGGTAGAAGTTTTGGTAGTAGGCTGGAAAGCGGTAGTAGGCCAATTGTTGGTCGTACCAACGGGTCAGAACATCGTGCAGGACCGCCGCAATGACGGGGTGTTCGCCCGCCACGTCGGTCGATTCCTGCGGGTCGTTTTCCAAATCGAACAACTGGACCGAATGACGCTGGCGATCGATCACCAGCTTCCATCGGCCGGCCCACTGCACTGCATCGCCGAGAGCGGCGCCGCTGTTGACGTGATGAAAGATCAGTCGCTGCGACAAGGGCGTTCGCTGATCCGACAACAGATCGCTACCTTGCAAATTGGGATGCGCCGGCCAATCGAGCAGCCCCATCACGGTTGGCAACACGTCGATATGTTCCAACGGATAATCGTCGGTCGCCGGAGCGATGAGATTGGGAGCGTGGATCACCGTCGCCACGTGCAGCGCCGGTTCGACCGGCTCGCGGGCGTGCCCCACCGATCCGTTTTCGTGGAACGCTTCACCGTTTTCACCCAATACGACCAAGATCGTATCGTTCAAAACGCCTTGCTCTTGGAGATGCTCCACCAACCGGCCAAGCTCCTTGTCGCAGTTGTGGATCGCGTTGTAATAGGCGTTGCGAACCAGCGGCGTCTTCTCCGGCGGATGGTACATAAACGTCACGTCGCGATCCATCCGCGCCGGCTGAAACGGCTCCTCCGTCCCCGGCGGCAACTCATACGGAAAGTGCGAAGTCTGCAGGTTCATGCTAATGAAATAGGGCGTCTGGCTGGCGAGTTGATCATCGATCCATTGCAGCGTGCGGTCCATCGTTTGGTTGTCGTAAAGACTGCCCGCGTGGAACGCTCCCACCGCTCGTTCCAACGCAAACCCGGGATCGCGAGCTGATGTGTAGGTCTCCAGGTTGCTGCGAGCCGAATCGAAGAACAGATCCAACGAAGGAACCTGCAGGAATTGATCCATCCCGCCCCACGATTCGTTTTGGCTGGACATGATCGCTGTCGCGTAGCCCGCTTGCTTGAATAGATCGAAAGCCAACGTCTTCGGCCATGGATCGTCGCTGCGGTAATAATGGTGCCGCTGAGTCCGCAGCGGATAGAGCGACGAGACGATGCAGACGTCGGCATAATCGCTGTGCGTCGATTGCGCGTAGGCTCG from Rosistilla oblonga includes the following:
- the mnhG gene encoding monovalent cation/H(+) antiporter subunit G, which translates into the protein MIALDILSWALMLIGGFFSIVGGIGIVRLPEFFSRLHGAGITDTMGAGAILLGLVFQVGLSLAAVKLIMILFFLLVTSPSSCHALARSAVTHGLKPVLDSPPRDGSSGTEV
- a CDS encoding monovalent cation/H+ antiporter complex subunit F yields the protein MTGIFLVTSIAILITMALALIRAMLGPTVFDRVLALNMVGTKTVLLISVVDVATERGDFLDLALLYSLMNFIGMVALLRFTEYGSFSREGTEL
- a CDS encoding Na+/H+ antiporter subunit E; translation: MKYLFIITLSIALFATWLLWSGHFDDPFLIALGVGSCLISVAISRRMKIVDEEGAPAHLGLRPFTSYAPWLIKEIVQSNMEVTRIILSPKMPLQRSMIRVSANQKTELGRVILANSITLTPGTVTVRVEGNSILVHALSFEGAAEDLSGEMDRRVCALEK
- a CDS encoding sulfatase, giving the protein MMKRKLLRGLAYAVDTVFPTRILAALCSLGFGIDLTLQITNASGILAEGSPLAQFTIAMMAWLWITIAWAIYGLARAADWIQQRGGLLAARLFRVAVGCTLAMIVAISIGSWGLNTQIGRFATLDTLLFLVANPLLSTWDHMGPGERRSIVLASLAAPAVIWAFCWLLRHTPSLSRDRSPRDLRASWILAGIVLVGIWTPIASDLSAHRSATRIESVRSRLHPLVTLASSSYDLLAHEPIQASIDPKSLVAREASWTVPENSARPSVIFLAIESLRSDVVGLRHQGKLVAPNLTRLAAEGLTWNRAYAQSTHSDYADVCIVSSLYPLRTQRHHYYRSDDPWPKTLAFDLFKQAGYATAIMSSQNESWGGMDQFLQVPSLDLFFDSARSNLETYTSARDPGFALERAVGAFHAGSLYDNQTMDRTLQWIDDQLASQTPYFISMNLQTSHFPYELPPGTEEPFQPARMDRDVTFMYHPPEKTPLVRNAYYNAIHNCDKELGRLVEHLQEQGVLNDTILVVLGENGEAFHENGSVGHAREPVEPALHVATVIHAPNLIAPATDDYPLEHIDVLPTVMGLLDWPAHPNLQGSDLLSDQRTPLSQRLIFHHVNSGAALGDAVQWAGRWKLVIDRQRHSVQLFDLENDPQESTDVAGEHPVIAAVLHDVLTRWYDQQLAYYRFPAYYQNFYPPQPPTLSDQQLQKLNDAG